The following nucleotide sequence is from Paenibacillus andongensis.
TTGTTTGATATTTTCTCCTATTTGATGTATGCACCATTCGGTTATATATTTATTTACTTTTACAAAAAATGGGGTGTTCGAGGATTTTACACGATACCCTACATCTTACTCTGGACCTCTATGGGCATAGGTGTCGAGTGGCTTAGCGTACTCGTTGGTATTTTTCATTACAAACATGGGTATCAGCTCGTTTATTCGATACCCATTTATTTATCTTTGCAATCTATTCATTTATTACTTTACCGAATATTCTTTCCGGAGCGTAAGGCGATTTCATAGATCGCTTTAGATAAAATTCTTTCAACACATGGTTTCAACCCTGACAGACTCTTGTCAGGGTTGTTTGTTTACAATCAAATTATACAAATTAAGGATTGAAGAAGGGAAATGATCACATGACGAAATCAACGAATCAAACAGGCATTGTCATAGCCGGATTACTGCTAGCCATCCTAATGGCTTCGATGGACAATACCATCGTAGCGACGGCTATGGGCTCCATTATCGCAGACCTCGGAGGACTGGATAAGTTCGTATGGGTAACATCGGCTTATATGGTAGCTGAAATGGCAGGGATGCCGATTTTCGGTAAATTATCGGATATGTATGGCCGCAAACGGTTTTTTATCTTTGGTATCTTGGTGTTTATGCTTGGATCTGCGCTTTGTGGAACAGCCACCTCGATCGTTCAGTTAAGCTTGTATCGGGCCATACAAGGCATTGGCGGCGGTGCTTTGGTTCCTATCGCTTTCACAATCATGTTCGATGCCGTTAAACCTGAAAGCAGAGGCAAGCTAATGGGATTGTTCGGAGCCGTGTTCGGTATGTCCAGCATCTTCGGGCCGCTCCTTGGCGCTTATATGACGGACTATATCAAATGGGAATGGATTTTCTATATTAATTTACCACTAGGACTGATCTCCTTCCTGATGATTGCCATTTTCTATAAGGAATCCCTCCAGCATGCTAAACAGCGCATCGACTGGGCCGGCGCTTTCTCGCTTGTAGGCGCCATCGTCTGCCTAATGTTTGCCATGGAGCTTGGCGGTAAACAATTCGCGTGGAACTCCGCTCAGATCATTAGCTTATTCACTGGATTTGCTCTTCTCGCGGTTATATTCCTCTATGTGGAGACACGGGCAGAGGAACCGATTATCTCCTTCCGGATGTTCCGGGATCGCCTCTATTCGGCAAGTAATGCGATCGCGATGTTAAGTGGAGCAGCCTTCATTACCGCATCCGTTTATATTCCGATCTTCATTCAAGGTGTTCTCGGAGGAACTGCAACGAACTCAGGGCTCGTACTTCTGCCTATGATGCTCGGCACTGTCGTTACCGCTACCGCAGGTGGTTTCCTCATTAGTAAATTTTCATATCGAGCCATCCTGATTTCCACCCTCATCCTTCTTGTGGCAGGTATGGGACTGTTAATTACGTTGACACCAGATTCATCGCGTTTGATTATCACTATCTATATGATACTAGTCGGCTTGGGAATTGGCGCTTCATTTTCCGTGTTAAGCAACGCTGCTATACATTCCGTACCTGCCAGTCAACGAGGGGCAGCGAGCTCTACGCTGAATTTCCTTCGCTCACTCGGCATGACGATCGGAATTACCATCTTCGGTATTATTCAAAG
It contains:
- a CDS encoding MDR family MFS transporter translates to MTKSTNQTGIVIAGLLLAILMASMDNTIVATAMGSIIADLGGLDKFVWVTSAYMVAEMAGMPIFGKLSDMYGRKRFFIFGILVFMLGSALCGTATSIVQLSLYRAIQGIGGGALVPIAFTIMFDAVKPESRGKLMGLFGAVFGMSSIFGPLLGAYMTDYIKWEWIFYINLPLGLISFLMIAIFYKESLQHAKQRIDWAGAFSLVGAIVCLMFAMELGGKQFAWNSAQIISLFTGFALLAVIFLYVETRAEEPIISFRMFRDRLYSASNAIAMLSGAAFITASVYIPIFIQGVLGGTATNSGLVLLPMMLGTVVTATAGGFLISKFSYRAILISTLILLVAGMGLLITLTPDSSRLIITIYMILVGLGIGASFSVLSNAAIHSVPASQRGAASSTLNFLRSLGMTIGITIFGIIQSHSLTRHLSDAFTGSGQSAMPQGLDFKDPHALLDPATRTQIPEQVLGKISEGLSSSIVATFAWGLIPAVLALAAAFAMSKEKLVIEADKETFAAASH